CTAACTATGCAATTCATCGACCAAGCAAAAATTGAAGTTGAAGCAGGAAAGGGTGGCGATGGTATTGTCGCCTTCCGGAGAGAAAAGTATGTGCCAGCGGGTGGTCCGGCTGGTGGGAATGGGGGAAAAGGCGGTTCAGTGTTGTTAGTTGCTGCACAAAACCTGCAAACGTTGCTTGACTTTAGATATGAGCACCGCTTTAAGGCAGAAAACGGTTCTCGTGGTGGACCAAATAATTGCACAGGGGCAAATGGCAAAGATTTGATCATTGAGGTTCCCTGCGGAACCGTTGCCTATAATGCGGAAACTGATGAGATACTGGGGGATTTAGTCGAACCTGGGCAAACTTTGCTGGTTGCTGAAGGCGGTAAAGGTGGATTGGGAAACAAGTATTTCTTAAGTAACCGTAACCGCGCCCCAGAGTACGCCCTCCCAGGACTACCAGGAGAAATCAAGTCACTGCGTTTGGAGTTGAAACTCTTAGCTGAAGTCGGGATTATTGGGTTGCCAAATGCTGGAAAATCTACCTTGATTTCAGCTTTATCAGCCGCACGTCCTAAAATTGCTGACTACCCCTTTACAACCTTGATTCCAAATTTGGGTGTCGTGCGGAAGCCTAGCGGAGATGGCACAGTTTTTGCTGATATTCCCGGACTCATTGAAGGCGCTTCCCAAGGAGCAGGGCTAGGACACGATTTTTTGCGTCACATTGAGCGCACGCGTGTGTTGCTACACCTCATTGATGCAACTAGCGAAGATGTGGTAGAAGACTACAAAACAATTCAACAAGAATTGCAAGCATACGGACGGGGTTTAGAAGAGCGTCCGCAAATTTTGGCGCTGAACAAAATTGATGCTGTTGATAGAGAAACAAAGGATTTAGAAGCGCTAGCTACGCAACTCAATCACCTTTCCTACTCTCCAGTTTTTCTCATCTCGGCGGTTACGGGTGCTGGTTTAGAACCAATGTTACAGCACATTTGGTCAATTCTCGACCAACTCAATGCGGCTGTTGTTAGCGAGAGGATAAGCTATTAGGCTTGTTATTTGCATTAAGAAAATACCTGAATTGTATTTGTTACAATTTACGCCTTTGTGGTATAATTTTTCATGTTTTCTTTTGCAAAAAACAATTCTAAAGTTAGAGAAAATGCCGAAAAGGCGTATACATCAGGTTTTCTTTAACCAATTCTCCAAGCTAAGGTTTGGTATCAAAGTAAATTATGTGACAGTGAGACTGACCATTCTGGGTCTATTGGTAGCCGCTTTCATAACTAAATATGAGGCAGAACAATTTGTAAAATCATCTGCCCGACAACGATTGGATTTAGCGACAGCACCTTCGCCACTTCCTGCTGTTCGTATGGCTGCCAAATTATCCACTCCACAAAAGTTCAAACCATCGCCTGTACCATCGCCACTTCCTACTGTCCAGGTTGTTGGGACATCCACTCCACAAAAGTTCAAATCGCCAACTCCACCTCCGCCGATTCCTGATTGGGCGATCGCCAAGTCACTACCCATACCCTCTCGTCAACCAGGAAAACAAGATTTAGAAGTTATTTACAATCTCAAAAAGCCTCCAAATTTTAAACACTCTCAAGATTTACAAGCCATTGTTAACGATGTTGTCAAGCTGGCGACTGCTCAAAATTTGCCTAAAAAGCCTTTATCTATTACTTTAATAGATGCAAAAACTGGCGAAACTGCCGGATATCAGCAAGATATCCCGAGATATCCCGCTAGTGTAGTTAAGATGTTTTGGATGGTTGTTTTATATGCTCAAATAGAGAGCGGTCTTTGGAAAAATGAAAAAGATTTTGCTCCTTATTTGGCAAA
The sequence above is a segment of the Mastigocladopsis repens PCC 10914 genome. Coding sequences within it:
- the obgE gene encoding GTPase ObgE, which codes for MQFIDQAKIEVEAGKGGDGIVAFRREKYVPAGGPAGGNGGKGGSVLLVAAQNLQTLLDFRYEHRFKAENGSRGGPNNCTGANGKDLIIEVPCGTVAYNAETDEILGDLVEPGQTLLVAEGGKGGLGNKYFLSNRNRAPEYALPGLPGEIKSLRLELKLLAEVGIIGLPNAGKSTLISALSAARPKIADYPFTTLIPNLGVVRKPSGDGTVFADIPGLIEGASQGAGLGHDFLRHIERTRVLLHLIDATSEDVVEDYKTIQQELQAYGRGLEERPQILALNKIDAVDRETKDLEALATQLNHLSYSPVFLISAVTGAGLEPMLQHIWSILDQLNAAVVSERISY